The Puntigrus tetrazona isolate hp1 chromosome 3, ASM1883169v1, whole genome shotgun sequence genome contains a region encoding:
- the LOC122334574 gene encoding NACHT, LRR and PYD domains-containing protein 3-like isoform X4, with amino-acid sequence MSAYKLSMSEERDEESAVDARIPASSGFSFVSMKSNNSMHKPPDLSDVDSQRSASSGFSCVSMKSNNSMHKPPDLSDVDSQRSASSRFSCVSMKSNNSMYEPPDLSDVDSQRLASSGFSCVSMKSNNSMHKPPDLRDGPAVNFVATSRKRKRAASPQQPPDLSHKSAHLDPVCMSSQTFISSYGQNHFSHSYTETDLQLNSHQPVLNDLQRVKEQHKTSMKKKYESLFEGVKLQENQTLLNRIYTQLYIIEGESEGVNEEHEVLQIEKSYRILQDTPINCNDIFNPSPEPADEEIRREIKNKIKTVLTKGIAGIGKTVSVQKFILDWAEGNANQDVDFMFVLTFRELNLIKDHQYSLHRLLLDFHPELQDLDPKIYNECKVVFIFDGLDESRISLMYSDIQKVSDVAEISSLGLLMSNLMKGDLLPSALIWITTRPAAANQIPSDYINRMTEIQGFNDPQKEEYFRKKISDEHQASRIISNIRRARSLHIMCHIPVFCWISATVLQNILNQDHSAEIPQTLTEMYIYFLIIQTNMRNQKYEKRHPEKLLKSNREVIVKLAELAFNQLMKGNVMFYEEDLRESGIDVTDASVYSGICTEIFREESVIHQRKVYSFVHLSFQEFFAALYLFYCYLHKNSEVLKMFLIENSRFHCENVDVLLKGAMNKALESKNGHLDLFLRFLHGISLESNQRLLQDVLIHTQNNPESIKKIIHNLKRSQKTNVSPERWINLTHCLIEMKDNSVVEEMQAFLNSNKTKKRLSLAQCSTLANIILMSEEVLDEFDLKKFTIKSKGGSQRLLPALRNSRKALLAGCNLTGQHCEIVASALQSPNSPLRELDLSNNHLQDSGGKLLAGGLKNPNCQLNILRLSGCMVKEEGCAALTSALSSNLSPLRELDLSNNDLQDSGVKLLAAGLKSPNCKLNILRLSGCMVKEEGCAALTSALSSNLSHLRELDLSNNDLQDSGVKILCAGLKTPNQIIILR; translated from the exons ATGAGTGCTTATAAACTGAGTATGTCTGAGGAGAGAGATGAGGAGTCTGCTGTTGACGCTCGCATACCAGCATCTTCAGGATTCAGCTTTGTGTCTATGAAGAGTAACAACTCCATGCATAAGCCCCCCGATCTCAGTGATGTTGACTCTCAGAGATCTGCATCTTCAGGAttcagctgtgtgtctatgaagagtAACAACTCCATGCATAAGCCCCCCGATCTCAGTGATGTTGACTCTCAGAGATCTGCATCTTCAAGAttcagctgtgtgtctatgaagagtAACAACTCCATGTATGAGCCCCCCGATCTCAGTGATGTTGACTCTCAGAGACTGGCATCTTCAGGAttcagctgtgtgtctatgaagagtAACAACTCCATGCATAAGCCCCCCGATCTCAGGGATGGACCTGCTGTGAACTTTGT tgctaccagcagaaagagaaagagagcagccTCTCCACAGCAGCCCCCTGATCTCAGTCATAAATCAGCACACCTTGATCCTGT atGTATGTCCTCTCAGACCTTCATATCCTCGTACGGTCAGAACCACTTCAGTCATTCTTACACAGAAACAGATCTGCAGCTCAATTCTCATCAACCAGTACTTAATGATCTACAGAGAGTCAAAGAGCAGCACAAAACCAGCATGAAGAAAAAGTACGAAAGCTTATTTGAGGGAGTCAAACTACAAGAGAATCAAACCCTCCTGAACAGGATTTACACACAGCTGTACATcatagagggagagagtgaaggagtGAATGAAGAGCATGAGGTGCTACAGATTGAGAAAAGTTACAGGATACTTCAAGACACTCCAATTAACTGCAATGACATCTTTAATCCTTCACCTGAACCAGCAGATGAGGAGATTAGAAGAgagatcaaaaacaaaataaagactgttcttactaaaggcatcgctggaattggaaaaactgtctctgtgcagaagttcattctggactgggcAGAGGGAAATgccaatcaggatgtagatttcatgtttgttcttacatttcgagagctgaacttgattaaagatcatcagtacagtcttcacagacttctgctGGACTTTCATCCTGAACTTCAAGATCTGGACCCAAAGATTTACAATGAATGtaaagttgtgttcatctttgatggtcttgATGAAAGCAGAATCTCACTGATGTATTCAGACATTCAGAAAGTTTCTGATGTGGCTGAGATTTCATCATTGGGTCTGCTGATGTCAAACCTCATGAAAGGAGatctgcttccctctgctctcatctggatcaccaccagaccagcagcagccaatcagatcccctCTGACTACATAAACCGTATGACAGAAATTCAGGGATTCAATGACcctcagaaggaggaatatttcaggaagaAAATCAGTGATGAGCATCAAGCCAGCAGAATCATCTCAAATATCAGAAGAGCAAGAAGCCTCCacatcatgtgtcacatccccgtcttctgctggatctcagccactGTGCTTCAAAACATCCTGAACCAAGATCACAGTGCAGAAATCCCTCAAACTCTAACTGAAATGTACATCTACTTCCTGATCATTCAAACAAACATGAGGAACCAGAAGTATGAAAAAAGACATCCAGAGAAACTCCTGAAGTCCAACAGAGAAGTGATTGTGAAACTTGCTGAACTGGCTTTCAATCAGCTGATGAAGGGCAATGTGATGTTTTATGAGGAGGATCTGAGAGAGAGCGGCATAGATGTCACTGATGCTTCAGTGTATTCTGGGATCTGCACTGAGATCTTTAGAGAGGAGTCTGTGATTCATCAAAGGAAGGTTTACAGCTTTGTGCATCTCAGCTTTCAAGAGTTTTTTGCagcactgtatttgttttactgttatttacacaaaaacagtGAGGTTCTGAAAATGTTCCTGATAGAAAATTCCAGATTCCACTGTGAGAATGTGGATGTGCTTCTTAAGGGAGCAATGAATAAAGCCTTGGAGAGTAAAAATGGACACCTGGATCTTTTCCTTCGATTTCTTCATGGCATCTCACTGGagtccaatcagagactcttacagGATGTACTGATACACACCCAGAACAACCCAGAGAGTATTAAGAAAATAATCCACAACCTCAAACGAAGTCAAAAAACCAATGTTAGTCCTGAAAGATGGATAAATCTGACACACTGTTTGATTGAGATGAAGGATAACTCAGTTGTTGAGGAAATGCAGGCATTTCTAAActctaacaaaacaaaaaaacgtcttTCTCTTGCACAATGCTCAACTTTGGCAAACATAATCCTGATGTCAGAGGAGGTACTGGATGAGTTTGATCTTAAAAAATTCACCATTAAATCAAAAGGTGGGAGTCAGAGACTGTTACCCGCTCTCAGGAACTCCAGAAAAGCTCT ATTAGCAGGCTGTAATCTCACTGGTCAACACTGTGAAATTGTGGCTTCCGCTCTACAATCACCAAACTCAcccctgagagagctggacctaaGTAACAAtcatctgcaggattcaggagggAAGCTGCTCGCTGGTGGACTAAAGAATCCAAACTGTCAACTCAACATACTGag ATtatctggctgtatggtgaaAGAGGAAGGTTGTGCCGCTCTGACatcagctctgagttcaaacctTTCAcccctgagagagctggacctgagtaacaatgatcttCAGGATTCAGGAGTCAAACTGCTCGCTgctggactgaagagtccaaactgtaaACTCAACATACTGAG ATtatctggctgtatggtgaaAGAGGAAGGTTGTGCCGCTCTGACatcagctctgagttcaaacctttcacacctgagagagctggacctgagtaacaatgatcttCAGGATTCAGGAGTAAAGATACTTTGTGCTGGACTGAAGACTCCAAATCAAATCATCATACTCAG ATAG
- the LOC122334574 gene encoding NACHT, LRR and PYD domains-containing protein 3-like isoform X3, producing MSAYKLSMSEERDEESAVDARIPASSGFSFVSMKSNNSMHKPPDLSDVDSQRSASSGFSCVSMKSNNSMHKPPDLSDVDSQRSASSRFSCVSMKSNNSMYEPPDLSDVDSQRLASSGFSCVSMKSNNSMHKPPDLRDGPAVNFVATSRKRKRAASPQQPPDLSHKSAHLDPVCMSSQTFISSYGQNHFSHSYTETDLQLNSHQPVLNDLQRVKEQHKTSMKKKYESLFEGVKLQENQTLLNRIYTQLYIIEGESEGVNEEHEVLQIEKSYRILQDTPINCNDIFNPSPEPADEEIRREIKNKIKTVLTKGIAGIGKTVSVQKFILDWAEGNANQDVDFMFVLTFRELNLIKDHQYSLHRLLLDFHPELQDLDPKIYNECKVVFIFDGLDESRISLMYSDIQKVSDVAEISSLGLLMSNLMKGDLLPSALIWITTRPAAANQIPSDYINRMTEIQGFNDPQKEEYFRKKISDEHQASRIISNIRRARSLHIMCHIPVFCWISATVLQNILNQDHSAEIPQTLTEMYIYFLIIQTNMRNQKYEKRHPEKLLKSNREVIVKLAELAFNQLMKGNVMFYEEDLRESGIDVTDASVYSGICTEIFREESVIHQRKVYSFVHLSFQEFFAALYLFYCYLHKNSEVLKMFLIENSRFHCENVDVLLKGAMNKALESKNGHLDLFLRFLHGISLESNQRLLQDVLIHTQNNPESIKKIIHNLKRSQKTNVSPERWINLTHCLIEMKDNSVVEEMQAFLNSNKTKKRLSLAQCSTLANIILMSEEVLDEFDLKKFTIKSKGGSQRLLPALRNSRKALLAGCNLTGQHCEIVASALQSPNSPLRELDLSNNHLQDSGGKLLAGGLKNPNCQLNILRLSGCMVKEEGCAALTSALSSNLSPLRELDLSNNDLQDSGVKLLAAGLKSPNCKLNILRLSGCMVKEEGCAALTSALSSNLSHLRELDLSNNDLQDSGVKILCAGLKTPNQIIILRQAGQKPHTHIKDENRRIHRIKHKWEIPKLIRPR from the exons ATGAGTGCTTATAAACTGAGTATGTCTGAGGAGAGAGATGAGGAGTCTGCTGTTGACGCTCGCATACCAGCATCTTCAGGATTCAGCTTTGTGTCTATGAAGAGTAACAACTCCATGCATAAGCCCCCCGATCTCAGTGATGTTGACTCTCAGAGATCTGCATCTTCAGGAttcagctgtgtgtctatgaagagtAACAACTCCATGCATAAGCCCCCCGATCTCAGTGATGTTGACTCTCAGAGATCTGCATCTTCAAGAttcagctgtgtgtctatgaagagtAACAACTCCATGTATGAGCCCCCCGATCTCAGTGATGTTGACTCTCAGAGACTGGCATCTTCAGGAttcagctgtgtgtctatgaagagtAACAACTCCATGCATAAGCCCCCCGATCTCAGGGATGGACCTGCTGTGAACTTTGT tgctaccagcagaaagagaaagagagcagccTCTCCACAGCAGCCCCCTGATCTCAGTCATAAATCAGCACACCTTGATCCTGT atGTATGTCCTCTCAGACCTTCATATCCTCGTACGGTCAGAACCACTTCAGTCATTCTTACACAGAAACAGATCTGCAGCTCAATTCTCATCAACCAGTACTTAATGATCTACAGAGAGTCAAAGAGCAGCACAAAACCAGCATGAAGAAAAAGTACGAAAGCTTATTTGAGGGAGTCAAACTACAAGAGAATCAAACCCTCCTGAACAGGATTTACACACAGCTGTACATcatagagggagagagtgaaggagtGAATGAAGAGCATGAGGTGCTACAGATTGAGAAAAGTTACAGGATACTTCAAGACACTCCAATTAACTGCAATGACATCTTTAATCCTTCACCTGAACCAGCAGATGAGGAGATTAGAAGAgagatcaaaaacaaaataaagactgttcttactaaaggcatcgctggaattggaaaaactgtctctgtgcagaagttcattctggactgggcAGAGGGAAATgccaatcaggatgtagatttcatgtttgttcttacatttcgagagctgaacttgattaaagatcatcagtacagtcttcacagacttctgctGGACTTTCATCCTGAACTTCAAGATCTGGACCCAAAGATTTACAATGAATGtaaagttgtgttcatctttgatggtcttgATGAAAGCAGAATCTCACTGATGTATTCAGACATTCAGAAAGTTTCTGATGTGGCTGAGATTTCATCATTGGGTCTGCTGATGTCAAACCTCATGAAAGGAGatctgcttccctctgctctcatctggatcaccaccagaccagcagcagccaatcagatcccctCTGACTACATAAACCGTATGACAGAAATTCAGGGATTCAATGACcctcagaaggaggaatatttcaggaagaAAATCAGTGATGAGCATCAAGCCAGCAGAATCATCTCAAATATCAGAAGAGCAAGAAGCCTCCacatcatgtgtcacatccccgtcttctgctggatctcagccactGTGCTTCAAAACATCCTGAACCAAGATCACAGTGCAGAAATCCCTCAAACTCTAACTGAAATGTACATCTACTTCCTGATCATTCAAACAAACATGAGGAACCAGAAGTATGAAAAAAGACATCCAGAGAAACTCCTGAAGTCCAACAGAGAAGTGATTGTGAAACTTGCTGAACTGGCTTTCAATCAGCTGATGAAGGGCAATGTGATGTTTTATGAGGAGGATCTGAGAGAGAGCGGCATAGATGTCACTGATGCTTCAGTGTATTCTGGGATCTGCACTGAGATCTTTAGAGAGGAGTCTGTGATTCATCAAAGGAAGGTTTACAGCTTTGTGCATCTCAGCTTTCAAGAGTTTTTTGCagcactgtatttgttttactgttatttacacaaaaacagtGAGGTTCTGAAAATGTTCCTGATAGAAAATTCCAGATTCCACTGTGAGAATGTGGATGTGCTTCTTAAGGGAGCAATGAATAAAGCCTTGGAGAGTAAAAATGGACACCTGGATCTTTTCCTTCGATTTCTTCATGGCATCTCACTGGagtccaatcagagactcttacagGATGTACTGATACACACCCAGAACAACCCAGAGAGTATTAAGAAAATAATCCACAACCTCAAACGAAGTCAAAAAACCAATGTTAGTCCTGAAAGATGGATAAATCTGACACACTGTTTGATTGAGATGAAGGATAACTCAGTTGTTGAGGAAATGCAGGCATTTCTAAActctaacaaaacaaaaaaacgtcttTCTCTTGCACAATGCTCAACTTTGGCAAACATAATCCTGATGTCAGAGGAGGTACTGGATGAGTTTGATCTTAAAAAATTCACCATTAAATCAAAAGGTGGGAGTCAGAGACTGTTACCCGCTCTCAGGAACTCCAGAAAAGCTCT ATTAGCAGGCTGTAATCTCACTGGTCAACACTGTGAAATTGTGGCTTCCGCTCTACAATCACCAAACTCAcccctgagagagctggacctaaGTAACAAtcatctgcaggattcaggagggAAGCTGCTCGCTGGTGGACTAAAGAATCCAAACTGTCAACTCAACATACTGag ATtatctggctgtatggtgaaAGAGGAAGGTTGTGCCGCTCTGACatcagctctgagttcaaacctTTCAcccctgagagagctggacctgagtaacaatgatcttCAGGATTCAGGAGTCAAACTGCTCGCTgctggactgaagagtccaaactgtaaACTCAACATACTGAG ATtatctggctgtatggtgaaAGAGGAAGGTTGTGCCGCTCTGACatcagctctgagttcaaacctttcacacctgagagagctggacctgagtaacaatgatcttCAGGATTCAGGAGTAAAGATACTTTGTGCTGGACTGAAGACTCCAAATCAAATCATCATACTCAG gcaggcaggacaaaaaccacacacGCACATTAAAGACGAGAACCGACGAATACACAGGATCAAACACAAATGGGAAATACCTAAATTAATTAGACccaggtga